Sequence from the Maribellus comscasis genome:
TTTAAATTTTGAATCAGCGTTTCGGCCTCAGTAATTTTAGGATCTTTTGTGTTGCAGGAAAAAAGGAAAAGGGAGCATACAAAAAAAGTTACAACGATTGCTTTCATATTTTTCTACTTGTTGATATATAAATTTTGATTAATAAGCTTGATTTACTTTAAACATAGCGTAAGTTTTGCGCAATCCAACAATAAAAAATACCAGGCCAATAAGAATATAAGGAATACTTAAAATCTGCCCCATGTCCAGCTTTATTTCAACTCCATAAGAAACCTGATATTGGGTACAAATTCATTTAAAAATCAAAGCTAAGGCCAAACACACCTATTTTCAAATATTCCTATTTGAGTTTATGAAAAATAATAGATGATTTTTAAAATTATTTTCAGAATAAAAACTCTTTTTTGCTCTTTCTTGTCGAAATAATTATTTTTGCGCCACAATTTTTTGATATTTTCAAAATGCATTTATACAACAGAGTTAATAAAGAAGAGCTAAAACAAAGGTTGCAGGAAGAAACTTTTGAGCGAAAAACCATTTCGTTTTATAAATATCATTATCTGGAAAATCCGCAGGAATTTAGAGACAATATTTTCCGCGACTGGTTTCCGCTGGATTGTTTTGGGCGAATTTACGTAGCTCGCGAAGGAATTAATGCGCAAATGAGTGTGCCCGAACATCATTTTGAAGCTTTTTTGCAAACACTTGAAAAGTATGAAATTCTGCAAGGAATTCCAATAAAATATGCCATTGAAGACGATGGAAAATCGTTTTATAAACTCACCATAAAAGTACGCCCAAAATTGGTTGCCGACGGTTTGGATGACGGAGCTTACGATGTTACAAATGTTGGAAAACATTTGACTGGCCTGGAATTTCATAATTACATCGGGCAGGAAAATACAGTTGTTGTAGATATGCGCAATTTTTACGAAAGTGAAATTGGCCATTTTGAAGGAGCAATTTGTCCGGAGGCAGATACGTTTCGCGAAGAATTGGAGATTGTAACTGATTTGCTGGAAGACAAAAAAGACAAAAAAATTCTGTTGTATTGCACCGGTGGAATTCGCTGCGAAAAAGCCAGCGCCTATTTAAAACATAACGGTTTTGAAGATGTAAACCAGCTTCATGGAGGCGTTTTGGAATATGCTCGCCAAATAAAAGCGACAGATCTCCAACCCAAATTTATTGGTAAAAACTTTGTTTTTGATGAACGTATGGGCGAGAGTGTAAACGGGGAAATTATTTCGCATTGCCATCAGTGTGGAAAACCTTGCGACACGCACACCAACTGTGCAAATAATAGTTGTCACCTGCTTTTTATCCAGTGCGACGAGTGCCGTGAAAAATACGACGGATGTTGCACTCCCGAATGTACAGAAGAAAAAGCGGGTCATCACCACGCAGTTCAAAATCGCTACATTTTTGGGAATAGCCGGAAATACAGAAAAAGTTTAGCATTGGTGAGAGCAGAGAAAAAGTCAGAAGCTCCAATAAGCAAATAACAATAATCTCAAGCTCAATGAATTTTTAAATGATTTGAAGCTTGTTTTTTGGAGATTTGATAATTTTGCATCGCGATGAATAATTTCTGGAGAGAATTTAAAGAACCTGTTTTTTCCCTTGCCCCTATGGAAGACGTGACCGACACTGTTTTCCGTGAAATTGTAATGGGCATGACAACGCCCGGGAAACTTCATGTGGTTTTTACTGAATTTACTTCAGTTGAAGGAATGAATCATCCGGTGGGCAGAGAACGGGTTTCTGAACGCTTAATTGTAAATGATTCGGAACGTGAATTGCTGCAAAGATTAAACATCAAACTGGTTGCTCAAATTTGGGGACGAAATCCGGAGATTTACCACAACATTGCCAAATACATTTCCGAAAATTATCAGTTCGACGGGATTGATATCAACATGGGGTGCCCTGTAAAAAAAGTATTTAAAATTGGTGCGTGTAGTGCGCTGATCGGCGAGCCGGAACTGGCAAAAGAAATTGTTCAGGCAACCAAAGAAGGCACGCAGCTTCCGGTGAGTGTAAAAACCCGAACAGGAATTAAACAGCACCAAACAGAAGAATGGATTTCAAACTTACTGGAAGTCGATCCGGCAGCCGTAATTTTACACGGACGCACGCAACGCCAGCAATCGGAAGGCAATGCCAACTGGGAAGAAATTGCAAAAGCCGTGCAGCTTAAAAATGAAATAAACCCGGAAATCCCTTTACATGGAAACGGCGATGTTTTTTCCTACAAACAAGGCTTGCAACACATGAAAGAAACGGGTGTAAACGGAGTAATGGTTGGGCGCGGAATCTTTCAGAATCCCTGGTTTTTCAATCCTGAAAAAACAGAAATTTCGAAAGAAGAACGAATTCAGAAATTAATTGAACACACAAAACTTTTTGAAAAAACCTGGAGCCCCGAAAAAAACTTCAATATTCTGAAACGCTTTTACAAAATTTACCTTAACAGTTTTGAAGGAGCAGCAAAATTGCGCGCCGATTTGATGAATGTAAAAAATTACGACGAAGTCTATTCTTATTTCGGATAATTCCGGCGAAAAAACTTTCACAATAAATTAGGGGGAGATTTTGGTTAAATTGTCATAACTTTAAGTCAACAAAATCAATTATTTTCACCTAAACTCATAAAAATGAAAAGCCAAATCAACCGGAGAATTTTTTTAAAAACAGGTTATGTTACAGGATGTGCGACTTTATTATCAGGCAAATTATCAGCATTTAGCTTTCTGCAAGAAGAGACTCCAGATCCAAAGAAACTAAACTATTGTGGTTATAAATGTCCGGACAATTGTAAACTGTTGGAAGCATCGGTAAAAAATGATCCGGCATTAAAAAAAGAAGTATATGAAACATGGAAAATGCAAGAACGGCATAATGTGGATTTTGATGCTGATAAAATTTTCTGTTTCGGATGCAAAATAGACGATAAACCACTTGGTGTGGTCGTAAAAAAATGCACTGTTCGCCAGTACGCGATTGAAAGAAAAATGGATGCTTGTATCGAATGCCAAAATTTAAAAACCTGCGAAAAAGAGCTCTGGCAAAAATTCCCCGGTTTTCATAATACAGTAATAAAAATGCAGGAAAGTTACATTGAGGCAAAATCCTGATTGGCACTACGACTTTTTAAAATCTGTTTTAAACAATTAAATTTTGTTCGTTTGAAAAATTACCAGAAGATACATTATATTTGGGCTAATAGCCTGTTCGTCATTTTTCAGAAATAAAATTTTATCCATCCCCAAAAAATGATACATTCGCAGAAATCATTTTATCTAAACCAATTATGCGAATTCTATCCACTTTACTTTTCCTGTTTCTTTTCGCAGGTATTTCACCAAACTCAATAGCACAAAAACTTCCCGGAGTTGCCGTTAATTATTCCAACCCTGAAAGTGAAATTTATTTGGGCAGCCCGAGCATTGCAATTCTTAGCGATGGAACCTATGTGGTGAGTAACGATTATTTTGGAAAAATTGAAGGAAAATCAAGAAATGGGTCTGTTTTTCAATCCAAAAACAAAGGAAAAAGCTGGGAAAAAATTGCGGATATAAAAGGTATGTTTTGGTCGAACCTGTTTGTTTTGAATAATGAACTTTATTTACTGGGAACCGACGGCCAATACGGCAACTTTGTAATTCGCAAAAGTACAGACGGTGGACACACGTGGACAACTCCAAAAGATAAAAACTCTGGTTTGCTTCGCGACGATTTTGAATATCACACTGCGGCCATGCCGGTAGTTATAAAAGATGGAAGAATTTACAGGGCAACCGAAGTTCGGAATCCTCCCGAAGGCTGGGGTGTCAATTTTGAATCGCTGATTTTGTCGGCTCCGGTGAACAGCGATTTATTAAAAGCGGAAAACTGGACTGCATCAAATCATATTCACTACAATCCGGATTGGCCGGCTGGAGATGCCTGGCTGGAAGGGAATGCGGTAAAAACAGCAGACAATAAAATTGTAAATATTTTACGTGTAAATGAAAAAACAAATGGCGATTACGCTGCTATCATAACTATTTCAGAAGACGGGGAAAAAGCAGAATTTAACCCGGAGGAAGGTTTTATTCATTTCCCTGGCGGTTGTAAAAAATTTACAATTCGTTACGATGAAAAATCAAAAAGATACTGGACATTAACCAATTTCAAAAAAGACATTGGTTACAATCCGGAAAGAACCCGAAACTGTTTGTCACTGGCTTCGTCGCCCGACCTAAAAACCTGGACCGTTCATGAACATGTTATTTATAATCCGGATTACATTGCACATGGATTTCAATATGCCGACTGGCTGGTTGATGGTGATGATATGGTTGCCGTTATCCGCACAGCGTTAGATGATGGCAAAGTAGCCGCGCACAATTGCCACGATTCCAATTATATTCTTTTCAAACGGATAAAAAATTTCAGAGATTTCGACAAATCAGAAATTGCAAAATATCACAATTGATACTGCTTTTAAAGATTTAAATATTTCAGAAACTCTTCGCGAACGGATTTGTCTTTAAATTTTCCTGAGTATTCTGCGGTAACCGTTGTGCTGCTTTCATCTTTAATTCCGCGGCACGATACACACATGTGTTTTGCATTGATAACAACCGCAACGTCTTCCGTTTTCAGAATCTTTTTTAATTCACTGGCAATCTGCACTGTTAAACGCTCCTGTACTTGCGGACGACGCGCAAAATAATCAACAATCCGGTTAATTTTTGAAAGCCCGATAACCTGGCCGCTTGAAAAATATGCAACATGCGCTTTCCCAACAATCGGTAAAAAGTGGTGCTCGCAAAACGAATTCATGTTAATGTCTTTCTCCACTAACATTTCGCCATATTTGAATTTATTTTCAAAAACCGAAATGGCCGGTTTATTTTTAGGATCCAATCCATAAAAAATCTCCTGAACAAACATTTTTGCTACCCGGTGCGGAGAGCCGTTCAAACTATCATCAGTTAAATCGAGGCCAAGTGTGTCCATTATATCGCGAAATCTATCTTCGATAATTTCCATCTTCTTCTCGTCCGATAGAACAAAAGCATCCTTTTTTAAAGGCGTTTCTATTGAAGTTGCAATATGATTGTCCCCGATAACAGCATGTCCGTTCAATTTTTCTTTTGAATGTCCGTTGCCATTGATTTTAGTATTCCCATTTATTTTTTTAAGTACAATTCCTTCTTTCATCGTTTCCTGCTTCAATTATTTAACAAAATTAAAAACGATATTTAAAACAGACGACAAAGTGTTTTGTTTAAGATTAGTTTGCATTTTTTTAAACAAATCTGGCTTCATTTTATTAAAATCAAAATTCCCAGGCTTTTACACATCAGTTCTGAAAAAGAATTCGAATCGCCAGAAAAGAAGTGCAGCCCGGTAAACTATTTTTTCAAAACAATTGGTTATTTTAGGGCAATAAAGATTATTTTCAAACCATAAAACCTAGTTCTGTTATGAAAAAAGTTCCAATAATTCTTTTACTTATATTTTCCACTAATTTTATTTTTGCTCAACCGAAGGAAGATAACAACGATTTTCTGAATCTTAATAAAACAGAGCGGCTGGAATGGTTCAGGGAACTGGGGTTTGGAATGTTTATTCATTTTAGTTTCGACAGTCAGCTGGGAATTGTCATCAGTCATTCCATGGCCGGTGCTTCCGACGATTACTTAAACCGTTTTGTAAACGAATTGCCCAAAACATTTAATCCGAAAGATTACGATCCGGAAGAAATTGCCAATCTGGCCAAACTTGCCGGAATGAAATACATTGTTTTTACAACAAAACACCATTCCGGTTTTTGTATGTGGGATACCAAAACAACCGATTTCAACATAACCAATACCCCGTATGGAAAAGACCTGATAAAAGAATACGTTGACGCCACCAGAAAAGCAGGATTGGCAGTCGGATTTTATTTTTCGCCGGAGGACTTTAACTTTTTATATGAAAACGATTTACCGGTGAGAAGAAGATTCCCTGAACCAATTCCGCAAAACATAATGGCAAAATACCTGGAGTTGGTTGAGTTACAATGTATGGAGCTAATGGCACAATATGGCGAAATTGATGTTATCTTTTTTGACGGGGGCGAGGGTCCTTTACAGGAAAAATGTAAAGAAGTAGTATGGGAACTCCAACCCAATATTGTTGTAACACGGGGAGCTATTCAAACACCGGAACAAACTCTTTTGGGAATTGCATCTGATGAACCATGGGAATCGTGTATTACCATGGGAACACAATGGGCTTACAAACCAACAAACGAGGAATATAAAACCGGAGCACGTTTAATCGAAATATTGATTGAAACCCGTGCAAAAGGAGGAAATTTATTATTAAATGTTGGGCCAAAACCTGATGGAGGACTTCCGGAACAACAGGAAGAAAATCTGCGTGAAATGGCCGCCTGGAACTTTATAAATGGCGAGTCTGTAGAGAAAGTCAGTCCATGGATTCTTCCCAATGAAGGTGACATATGGTTTACATGGAAACCGGAGGAAAAAACTCTGTACGCATTTCTAACCAAAATCTCTGATTGGGAGAAAGGAACACGACGGGAGTTTACTCTAAAATCAGTGACAGCAAGTGAGAATACCGGAGTGAGTGTGTTGGGGCAATCAGGCGAATTGGTAGAATATCAGCCATCAACTGATGCAAAAACTTATTTTGAACAAAAAGAAGACGGACTTCAGATTTCGTGCGTACGTGCGCAACGGATTTATAACAACAGCAAATGGACAAATCCAGTTGTTTTAAAACTAAGCAATGTGGAGCCCGCACTTGTACCTCCGGTTGTGCTTACAAAAAATGCTGAAATAACAACAGGAACCACTGAATCTCTGGTTTTTAATGGTGAAGTAGTAAAAATGGGGGATGGAAAAAAATTGAAAGTTGGTTTTCAATATCGCGAATATGCCGGCTTTGTAGAAGAATTGTATTCCGATGAATGGAGAGAAACACAAACTGTCCAGATTTCGAAAAACAGCGAATTCAGCATAAAACCAAATCTGAAAACATCAGGAAAAGAATATCAGGTAAGAGCATTTATCGACCACCCAAAATTGAGGGTATATGGAGATATTGTCAGAGTTAAGTTTTAATCTACTCCTTTTACTTTCAATTTAATTGTATAAACTGAAGTTCTGGCAGTAATAAAAAGAATATTTCGTTTTTTGCCTCCAAAACAAACATTTGAAGGTTTTTCCGGGACTTCAATTTCCTGCACCAGTTCACCCGTTGGAGAGTAAACCCACACCTTTCCCGACGTAAGATAAATATTTCCTGCATTGTCAATGGTCATCCCGTCAGAGCCTTTAGGGGCAAAAAAGGTTTTGTTTGCCAAACTACCATCGGGTTGAATATCATATTTCCAGATTTTGCCGTCGTTAATATCTGAAACATAGAGAATTTTACCGCTGGGTGTCCCAATCAAACCGTTGGGCTGTTTAAAATCGTCAATTACACGTATTATTTTCCCGTTTGGATTCAAATAGTAAACACCCCTCACCTCCTGCTCTTCACCACGACCTTTCTCCCACCATTTGCGATGATAATAGGGATCTGAAAAATAAATCCCGTCATCCGGAGCAATCCACAAATCGTTGGGTGCATTTAGCAATTTCCCGTTATATCCTTCATGAAGGATATTTAGTCCTTTATTCGCATCAAAATAAGCCAGTTGATTATATAAATCAGCACAGGTAACCAATTCACCCTTTCTATTAAAGTACAATCCATTGGAACGGTTGGTGCCTTCCAACCAGAGCGAGATTCCTTCTTTCTCATCCCAAACATAAATTTTGTCGTTGGGCTGGTCTGTAAAATATACACGCCCATCGGGTGCCACCGCAGGCCCCTCGGTAAAAGAATAACCTGTTCCGGCTTTTTCAAGCTGAGCCCCGCGGACAATAAAACTCCTGCCTTGTCCAAAAACTACAGAATAAAGTATGATTACAAAAAAAAGTAAGAGACCCAATTTTTTCATTTTGTGTTGATTTAATATGATAAATTTATGTATTCTTTCTGAAGAAGCAACCAATTCGAGTTTGGATTTGGTATATTTGGGGCTGTATCTATTATAAAATAATATCTAAATCAACCAAAATCATGAAGAAGTCTCAAATTACTTACTTTCTTTTTGTATTTCTGTTTGTTGTTTTTGCATCAAGTTCCAAGGCTGAAATAACTCTACCTGCCATTTTTGGCGACCATATGGTTTTACAGCAACAAACCGATGCAGCCATTTGGGGAACAGCATCTGCCAATAAAACGGTAAAAGTTACCACTTCATGGAACAACAAAAGTTATTCAACAAAAGCCGATTCAGAAGGAAAGTGGAAAGTAAAAGTTTCAACTCCTGTAGCAGGCGGTCCGTTTTCAATTTCCATTTCCGATGGAAAAACAAAAAAACTAAACAATGTTCTAATAGGTGAAGTATGGGTTTGCTCAGGGCAGTCGAACATGCAGATGACAATGTCGGGCTATTTTAACCAACCTATTTTAAACGCCAACGAAGATATTACAACTTCAGCAAACGAATCCATACATTTATTCACAGTTAAG
This genomic interval carries:
- a CDS encoding alpha-L-fucosidase, with the translated sequence MKKVPIILLLIFSTNFIFAQPKEDNNDFLNLNKTERLEWFRELGFGMFIHFSFDSQLGIVISHSMAGASDDYLNRFVNELPKTFNPKDYDPEEIANLAKLAGMKYIVFTTKHHSGFCMWDTKTTDFNITNTPYGKDLIKEYVDATRKAGLAVGFYFSPEDFNFLYENDLPVRRRFPEPIPQNIMAKYLELVELQCMELMAQYGEIDVIFFDGGEGPLQEKCKEVVWELQPNIVVTRGAIQTPEQTLLGIASDEPWESCITMGTQWAYKPTNEEYKTGARLIEILIETRAKGGNLLLNVGPKPDGGLPEQQEENLREMAAWNFINGESVEKVSPWILPNEGDIWFTWKPEEKTLYAFLTKISDWEKGTRREFTLKSVTASENTGVSVLGQSGELVEYQPSTDAKTYFEQKEDGLQISCVRAQRIYNNSKWTNPVVLKLSNVEPALVPPVVLTKNAEITTGTTESLVFNGEVVKMGDGKKLKVGFQYREYAGFVEELYSDEWRETQTVQISKNSEFSIKPNLKTSGKEYQVRAFIDHPKLRVYGDIVRVKF
- a CDS encoding tRNA dihydrouridine synthase — translated: MNNFWREFKEPVFSLAPMEDVTDTVFREIVMGMTTPGKLHVVFTEFTSVEGMNHPVGRERVSERLIVNDSERELLQRLNIKLVAQIWGRNPEIYHNIAKYISENYQFDGIDINMGCPVKKVFKIGACSALIGEPELAKEIVQATKEGTQLPVSVKTRTGIKQHQTEEWISNLLEVDPAAVILHGRTQRQQSEGNANWEEIAKAVQLKNEINPEIPLHGNGDVFSYKQGLQHMKETGVNGVMVGRGIFQNPWFFNPEKTEISKEERIQKLIEHTKLFEKTWSPEKNFNILKRFYKIYLNSFEGAAKLRADLMNVKNYDEVYSYFG
- a CDS encoding sialidase family protein; amino-acid sequence: MRILSTLLFLFLFAGISPNSIAQKLPGVAVNYSNPESEIYLGSPSIAILSDGTYVVSNDYFGKIEGKSRNGSVFQSKNKGKSWEKIADIKGMFWSNLFVLNNELYLLGTDGQYGNFVIRKSTDGGHTWTTPKDKNSGLLRDDFEYHTAAMPVVIKDGRIYRATEVRNPPEGWGVNFESLILSAPVNSDLLKAENWTASNHIHYNPDWPAGDAWLEGNAVKTADNKIVNILRVNEKTNGDYAAIITISEDGEKAEFNPEEGFIHFPGGCKKFTIRYDEKSKRYWTLTNFKKDIGYNPERTRNCLSLASSPDLKTWTVHEHVIYNPDYIAHGFQYADWLVDGDDMVAVIRTALDDGKVAAHNCHDSNYILFKRIKNFRDFDKSEIAKYHN
- a CDS encoding SMP-30/gluconolactonase/LRE family protein, translated to MKKLGLLLFFVIILYSVVFGQGRSFIVRGAQLEKAGTGYSFTEGPAVAPDGRVYFTDQPNDKIYVWDEKEGISLWLEGTNRSNGLYFNRKGELVTCADLYNQLAYFDANKGLNILHEGYNGKLLNAPNDLWIAPDDGIYFSDPYYHRKWWEKGRGEEQEVRGVYYLNPNGKIIRVIDDFKQPNGLIGTPSGKILYVSDINDGKIWKYDIQPDGSLANKTFFAPKGSDGMTIDNAGNIYLTSGKVWVYSPTGELVQEIEVPEKPSNVCFGGKKRNILFITARTSVYTIKLKVKGVD
- a CDS encoding DUF3795 domain-containing protein, producing MKSQINRRIFLKTGYVTGCATLLSGKLSAFSFLQEETPDPKKLNYCGYKCPDNCKLLEASVKNDPALKKEVYETWKMQERHNVDFDADKIFCFGCKIDDKPLGVVVKKCTVRQYAIERKMDACIECQNLKTCEKELWQKFPGFHNTVIKMQESYIEAKS
- the folE gene encoding GTP cyclohydrolase I FolE, which codes for MKEGIVLKKINGNTKINGNGHSKEKLNGHAVIGDNHIATSIETPLKKDAFVLSDEKKMEIIEDRFRDIMDTLGLDLTDDSLNGSPHRVAKMFVQEIFYGLDPKNKPAISVFENKFKYGEMLVEKDINMNSFCEHHFLPIVGKAHVAYFSSGQVIGLSKINRIVDYFARRPQVQERLTVQIASELKKILKTEDVAVVINAKHMCVSCRGIKDESSTTVTAEYSGKFKDKSVREEFLKYLNL
- a CDS encoding rhodanese-related sulfurtransferase produces the protein MHLYNRVNKEELKQRLQEETFERKTISFYKYHYLENPQEFRDNIFRDWFPLDCFGRIYVAREGINAQMSVPEHHFEAFLQTLEKYEILQGIPIKYAIEDDGKSFYKLTIKVRPKLVADGLDDGAYDVTNVGKHLTGLEFHNYIGQENTVVVDMRNFYESEIGHFEGAICPEADTFREELEIVTDLLEDKKDKKILLYCTGGIRCEKASAYLKHNGFEDVNQLHGGVLEYARQIKATDLQPKFIGKNFVFDERMGESVNGEIISHCHQCGKPCDTHTNCANNSCHLLFIQCDECREKYDGCCTPECTEEKAGHHHAVQNRYIFGNSRKYRKSLALVRAEKKSEAPISK